A window of Companilactobacillus allii genomic DNA:
CTCCAACTTTCCCTGTTCCACTATATACGTTGATAGGATTACCATTGGCGTCTTTAATCGTATTATTATCTTCATCTCTCAAATAAATGTTGAACGAAACGTCGTCAGTTTCGTCAGTTTCGTCAGTAGCTGAAGTGTCATAAGAAATTGATTTTGACGCAACGTTGGAAGAATTATCGGAGTTTGAAGCAGTGGCATCTTGACTAACTTGTGTAGGTGTATCAGTTGCAACACTAAGAGCTCTAGTATTGTTTGTGTTAGAAGTTGTATCGCTACTTATTTCTGTAGTTGAATCATCCGAAGTAGTAGGATCTGTATTTGTATCTGTATTTGTATCTGTATTTGTATCTGTATTTGTATCTGTATTTGTATCTGTATTTGTATCTGTATTTGTATCTGTATTTGTATCTGTATTTGTATCTGTATTTGTATCTGTATTTGTATCTGTATTTGTATCTGTATTTGTATCTGTATCTGTATTTGTATTTGTATCTGTATTTGTATTTGTATCTGTATTTGTATTTAAATTTTCAGAACTTACATCGCCAATGTCAGAAGCATTATCTACATCAGTAGTTGAAGTGTCATCACTTGGTAGTGTTTGTGATGTTGAAGAGTCGACACTATCAGCCTTTACTGTATAAGTAGTACTTCCTCCAAAAATGATAGCTGAAAAAAGCGATATTCCTACAATATTTATTTTTTTCATGTTCATCCCCCGCAAATTTAACTTAATAATATCATGTAAATATTAATTTATATAGTACAAAATTAATTATTAACAAATGATAAAGCATAAATTTGATTTAAATAATTAATTAAAAAATATCAATACAAAATGTCTGTAACTGCAATATTTATCAGATGACGAAAAATGGTATTATACCAACGTTTGCAGGACATAACAAAAGTCGTAACTTTTGAAATATACCTATAAAAATGGTAATATTATTTAACTAAAAATTTCGAGGTTAATATGACGGAAAAATCTGAAATTAAGCAATTAGATGAAAAAACAATCGAACAAGATCATCTTGATGATGTTGTCGAAAAAATCAAAATATCTGAGAACAAACTAAAGGAACATATCGATATCGCAGAAGATGACTTGAAAGTTATCAACGGTGCCTTTGATGATATCCATGTTGGTATGGATGGTGATGCTATCTCAATGGATTCAGCACTCTCCATCCATGCTCAGCAACAAATGCTTGATGAGCGTAATAACAGTTGGCATCAGTCAAAACAACGCTTAGAGATACTTAAAAAGCTTGAGAACAATCCATTCTTCGCTAGATTGGACTTCCAAGAAAAGGGTGAACCCAAACGAGAAACAATATATATTGGGTTAACTTCATTTACCGATAAGACGGATCACTTCTTAGTTTATGATTGGCGTGCACCGATCTCATCAATTTATTACGATGGGAAACTTGGAGATGTTGAATATCAAACACCAGACGGACTACAAAATGTCGATCTATTTTTAAAACGACAGTTTTTAGTTGAGAATGGTAAGATACAAGCCTACTTTGATACTCAAGAGACTATTGGGGATCAGATGTTACTGGAAGTATTGGATGGTAAATCTTCGACCCACATGAAGGGTATCGTTAAGACTATTCAATCAGAACAAAACAAGATTATTCGTGATACAAAATCTAAGCTCTTATTCGTTCAAGGTGCCGCAGGTTCTGGTAAGACATCTGCTATATTGCAACGTATCGCCTTTTTACTGTACAGATATCGTGGTACTTTAACGTCTAGTCAAGTTGTAATGTTCAGTCCCAATATGCTGTTCAATGACTATATTCAAGATGTTCTACCAGAGATGGGTGAACAGAATATGGTACAGATGACATATAGTCAATATCTAGCACGCCGTTTGCCTAATATATCTGTTGAAAGTCTTTCACAACAATTCGAAAAACAAGAAGATCCTGTTAAGAAGAATGTTTCCAAGTTCGTCTCTGATATTGAGTTCTTCAAGATCTTGACCAATTATGGTAAGTTATTGAATCAAAGTGGTGTCAGTTTCAAGAATATTAAATTCCAAGGGAACATTTTCATTCCCAAAGAGAAGATTGCTGAGATCTACTATAGTTTTGGTCCACAATATAATCTGGGAAACCGACTAGATGCCACAGTTGAACGTCTCCAGAAGATGTTGCGTCGTAAAGTTGGTTCGGAGATGCGTTCTAAGTGGGTTTCTGAACAAATTGAAGATTTAAGCCAAGAACAATTGAAGATGTTGTATGACACGGCTGACCAAGAGTTCAAAAATGGTGATGATGAGCATAGATTCTTAGCTCGTAAGATCGTCATGGCAGCTATGCAAAAAGTTTATAGCCAGATTATTCACTTGAGATTCTTGAATGTATCAGTTAATTATCTGAACTTCTTGAAGGCAGTACCTAAGATAACTGACTTGAGTAAGCACGGTATTACTGAGGAACAATGGAAAGAAGACATTGATGACTTCGTTGAGTTGTTCAATAATAAGCAGATCTCAATGGATGATCTGAGTCCATACTTGTACTTGTATGACTTAGTTACTGGCAAGCACGGTGAGACAGATATGAAGTTTGTCTTTATTGATGAGATTCAAGACTATACGCCATTCCAGCTAGCTTACTTAAAGGACAAGTTCCCGAGAGCACGTTATACAATGCTAGGAGATTTGAACCAGTCGATCTTCACTAAGAAGAATAGTCAGACACTTTTGTCAGAGGTTCAAGGATTATTTAATGCGGATGAAACACGTGTTGTACAACTGACACACTCATATCGTTCAACTAAGCAGATCACTGATTATACCAAGTCTATCTTGACTAATGGTCAAAGAATCGAGCCATTCAGTCGCGAGGGTGACTTACCTAATTTGTTAGTAGCTAACTCGATCGACGAGTCGTTATCACAAGTTATCGATCAGGTTAACAAGAATGATGAGAAGAACTATACAACAGCTATCATCACCAAGTCACTAAAGGAGTCACAAGAAGTCCAAGAACTCCTCCAAAAAAAGGGTGTAGAGGCGACTTGGATCCGTTCAGAGAATCAACGTCTAGCAACAGGTACGATAGTTCTGCCATCGTATTTAGCTAAGGGATTAGAGTTTGATGCAGTCATTATGTGGGATGCTTCCAAGAATAGATTCGACACAGATGAGCAACAGTTAGTTTATACTATTGCGTCACGTGCTATGCACAGATTAACTATCGCTACTGTTGGTGAATTGTCGCCATTACTGCAACGTGTTCCTGAAAAATATTATACGAAGTAAGATTTTGATTAGAATTGAGTTCACAAGCTGTATAATTAATTACTACGAGATAGTATTAGTGATGAGGGGGCATGTTTTGTGGCAAGCCGAAAAGATACTGCATACGACTACATTAAAGAATCAATCCTTTCAAATAAGATGGTTCCTGGTGCGGTTATAAAGGAAATCGAATTATCTGAGGAATTACAAATGAGCCGAACGCCGATAAGAGAGGCTATTAGAGAATTACAAGTGCAAGGTTTGGTTGAGAGTTTCCCGGCAAAGGGAACGGTCGTTACTAAGCTAACTGAAGAAGATGTAAAGGAAATATTTGAATTAAGAATTGCCTTGGAATCTATTGCACTGGAAAAGAGCATTGATCGCATACTGGATAAGGAATTAGATGATGTTGAAGCGATATTCAACGAAGCGGTTAAGGGTTTCAATTGGGAAAAGCTCCACGAAGCAGATCGAAAATTACATGGATTGATCGTTAACAAGTCAGGAAGTAAGCGCCTGATTCAATTCTTGGATATTTTGAGTATTCAAATAGAGAGATTACGTAGGTTAAGTACTCAAGATCCCAAAAGAAAAGATGATTCCTATAAAGAACATATGGAAATTATCCATCAATTGCGAAATCACGACTTAGACGGTTGTAAAGCTGCTTTGGCACTACATCTAAATGCAGTTTGTACATCAGCGTTGCAGTTTGTTGATTATCAAGGTGATTTCTATTCATAGAGTCTCAAAAAAGTTCTAGCGTTCACAAAAGTGAATACTAGAACTTTTTTTTATGAGAAAAACAATATTATTGTATATTACAATTTATATCTGCTAATTTATCATCAACCCAAGGACGACTATACTCACCGTCATTTCTGATTGTCTTTTTGATTTTGGCTTCTTTTTCCATAATACCGTGAGCTTTTTCTGCTAGATATTGTGCGTCATTTGGATCAATGAAGATCAAACCATCAGAATCACCAACAACTATATCGCCAGGTTTAACGACCTTACCACCGAAGGTGATTGGAACGTTAATTTTACCAGGGCCATTTTTGTATGGACCATTGGGTACAACAGCTTTAGCATATGCTGCAATAGTCATATTATTTAGCTCAGCCTTGTCACGGACACAGCCATCAACTATAACACCAGCCAAACCTCTGCTTTGACAATAAGTTAGCATTATTTCACCGAAGATAGCGTTTCTAGTACCGCCGGCAGCATCAATGACGATAACGTCACCTGGTTTTGCTAGATCCATTGCTTTATGGAACATCAAGTTGTCACCTTGGGGAACTTGAACTGTAAACGCTGGTCCTAAAAGAGGTGTTTTGTTCATTGGTTTTATATCTGGTGAAACAGCGGCCTGACGATTCATACAATCGTCGATATTTGCTACTGGTATATCTTTAAAGAGATTAATTAGGTCTTTACTTGGACGTTTGAAGTCACTGATTATTTGACATCCTACATTTTTATCCATATTTATACATCCTCTATTAATTATTTGGTACTTCCGTATTTACTTCTTTTAGTGCTTTATTTCGCTTAATAATCCTATAAGGTACAGAGATAATGAGTGGATACAACATGATTGGTCCAACTACCATAGTGAAAATTGTGTATCCGTAATTAACAATATTTAAAACTCCAAAGAAGCTGAATAGGGCACATATTATAACGAAGAAAACAGCAATTATTAATTTGCGCATCAATGTAGTACTGTTCTTGATTACTTTCTTGAGAGGCATTTGGAATCTTTCAGATACAACAAAGATGAAGTGCATTGAAGTACTCAACATTGCGGCAATCGATAGTACTACATAAAGTGTTTGACCTAACACGTTGAATTTTCCAAGCGTTGTAACGGCCCAAAGTGTTGGAACAGCTTGTTTCAGTACTCCTGGCATTCCAGAAGAAAAAATTACGGTAAAAATTATTGTCATAAAGGTACAAAGGATCGATGTTAATAAAGAAACTAATAATACGTCTTTTCTTGTTCTTACGATTCCTTTTGAAGCAGGGACACAGGCATCATAGCCATTCATGAAGAATACAACGATAGTGAACATGCTGAAAATAGCGAAGGCTTGTGAGCTATATCCAAAGTCCTTTGGTGTTACACCACTGGAGATAAAGGAGTGCATTCCCGGAAGGGCTGGTCCTAAACATTTATAACCAATGTAAAGTGAAATCAGAACGATTAGAACGGACAAAATGGAGCTAGCCTTTCTGATAAATCCAGCGCCCCAAAGCGATAGGGCAACAACGGCAATTATAAAAAGAATCCTGGTCAATATCTTATTTACTCCATAAATACTGTAGATTAATTCAGCTACGGTGGATATTTGAAGTGCTAAAGAGATTATTACGACCACAATAACTTGAAGTTCTTTGATATTCCCAAAGAACCACTGAAGATGTTTACCTTGATAGATCTGGTTGTAAGCTTCTCGGTAATTATTAGGTTGATAAACTCTATTGATCTCAAATAGTAATAAGCAAAAAACAAAACTAAGCAAGCCAGTTATAAGTGGACCAATAAATACACCAATCGGTCCTTTGTTGAGAAAATAGCTTACGGTTTGAGCTCCAGAGGCAAAACCGGGTCCAGAATATGCTCCAAACATTACGGCACTTAAACTAAAGATGGAAAATAAATGAATTCGTTTATTTTTTGTATCCATAGTTGCATCTCCTTATTTTTGCTGTGACTGTAAATGAAAATACCCCATTTTGGCACGTGCTTCTTTTAAAGTACTGCCATTTTTGACTAGTTGAATAATTCCTTGTTCGTCTTCTTGAATACTAATAGCTACTTTTAGAACCTTTTCTGCCAACTCATCAGGTATTACAACGACACCAGTGTCATCACCCATGATTATGTCGTTTGGACGAACCTGAACTTCTCCAAGCGATACAGGTTCATTCACAGTGTCGATCTGAACTCGTTCTTTGCCGGTCACCATGTAAAATCCCTTGCTATAGACAGGATAGGTTGTACTCAATATGCCGGGTATATCACGACAAACTCCATTGATAACAGTAGCTGCTATGTCTTTTTGGTTTGCGACATTAGTCATGATGTCACCCCAAACAGTACAGTCGGTTCTACCAGCATTATCAATGACAACTACTTGATTGGCTAAGACGTCATCTAGAAAATCACCAACGGTTCCTTTCTTCATTCCGCAGGGAACATAATGTACTGTAAAAGCACGTCCACAAAATGGAATCCCACGCTGAATGGGCTTAATGCCGTAAGCTCCACATGGAATGCCTAGACTGTCTAGGGCATCTGAAACACTAGTGACATCTTGCTTTTTTAGTTCAGTAATTATTTTTTCTTCTTGCATAATATGGTTCCTCCAATTGTTATGTATCTTTTAAGTAATACACATTGTCGACAATTGATATTATAAAGCGTTTCCAATAAAATAGCAACGGGACTATTTGAAATGAAATTTAAAACGCGTTTTCACTGCAAGTTTGAGTAGAAAAAGAGTTATGTCACAAACTCTTCTTTTGCATTATACTCGAAAACTGAACGTGTTATGTCACGCTCTGTAATTCATTAACTTGATCTTCTCAATATGTAAAACGGGATTGTAATCTTCTAGTCGATTTTGATTGGCAGAAAAGTTTACGTAAATTTTCAAAATTGTATTATTTTCAGTTTTGCCTGTAAAGTAGGATCCTGATTCATCACTACCTTGTAAGTCACTCATTTGGTGTAGTTTGAGTTCGGGATGGGACTTCAAATATGACTTGGTCTCATTATCATATCCATATTGTACTGAATCACGACTATAAAGAAGTGCGTTGGTTTCGTTGAGTGCTCGGTTACGTATATTCATGTCACTTGAAGCTAGCAAGATCACTGGGATCAAGGCGATGAATAGGATGATTACTATGGTAGATGTTATTATTTTATTCATAATATTTCACTCCACTATTACTTCTCGACTACATCCTAACACGTAAACACTGTGGAAAATTATTTAGATTTTTCTGAAAATTTATAAAGAATTTGATGATGATAATTTGTTATAAGCACAATTTTTTTGGTTGATTTTATAGTGGAAACGCGTTCCAAAACACAATTTCTTCCGCTTAACGTAATATGGGGCGTCATTCACATTCGTGAATGGCACCCCATATTATGTTAATGCTCGGAAATTCCCGTGCTTTTGTGCGCTCTATCCTAATAGTGTCAGAATAACTCGATTCAATCTCTTAGATAACTCAAACAACTTCTCATAGGTTGGGTCATCTTGGTTTTCTTCGATATTGGATTTTAGCTGTTTCAATTCGAATGGTGTGAAATATGTCTTCAAGTCGTGACTTCCATAAAGGGTCGTCAAAAGAGCGAATGTTTCAGGTGAAACTTTACTTCCTGAATTCAAGAACTCTTTTCTAACGTCACTAACTAGGTCTTCTTTGACACGATGGTCTGGAAGGTAATTGTTAGTCTTAAAAACTACACCCGTTACAGCTTTTGTAACGTCGACTTTATTAACTAGTGAGTCGCCGATTTCGTTGTAGATCTGTTTGGTGATATTTTCTTTTGTTGCCATGGCACGAAGTACGTGTGTAACGCTTTTTCCTTGGTTTTTGTTGATGATTTGGAAGAATTCATTGAGATATTCTTTATCATCTGGTAAAACCTTGTTAATGATGACACTGTTGTCAGTAAGATCGATAATATCGTTTAAAGCCAAGTCGAAAAAAGAACTTTCAGCCAAATACGCTCTACGTCTAGTGTTCTTAAATACTCGTACACTGCCTTTTTCATTGCACGATAAAATAAAATATTTTTGAGGAATATTTAAATTCATAAAGTGCTCCTTTTAATTCGACACTAGTGTGTTTTGTTTGACTAGCGTTGCTTTAATTTCTGGTACAAGTTCGTCCTCTAAAAGAATATAACCATCTTTAGTGAAGTGTAGTCCATCTTTTTGCAGTAATTTGCCCTTAGATGGACAACTTGTCATTTTATGTAGGAGATCAACGTAGGACACTTCTAATTGCTTAGAGAGGTGTTCGGTTACGAGTTCAAATTGTAACTGTCTGGTCCAAGGTCGATTAGGATTTTTGACCCAATCGGTATACGGTGGAGAAAGCAAGATTACTTTTGAAACGCCGATTTCCTTTATAATTGTGGATAGATTCGTTGAGAACTTACCCGGTTTGATTTCATCGTCAATGGAAATGTCGTTGGCACCAAAGCCTAAGACAACAATATCTGGATGTAAGCTTACGATATCTTGATCAACACGTGTCACAGCATTACTGGTTTTGTATCCTGGAATAGACACATTCACGACTTCGTCATTGGGGAACTTTTTTTGGATAGCGTTAGTGAGTATATCACTCATAACACCGTCATGAAATCCCGCCATGATCGAGTCTCCAAATAATACTATTTTTTTCATATATTAAGTCCTTCTAAAAAGTTCTATACTATATAAGAATACCAGAAAAAATGTTAAGTAGGTTTAGTAATATGCAAAATTTATCTAACTATAATAAATTTTCTCGTGAACAATGGGAGAATTTCCATGGGGAATATAATAAACAAGCAATAACTGACGGAGAACTGCGTAAAATCAAGTCCTTAGATGATGAGATATCAATCGATGACGTTAAGTCTATTTATGCACCGATTCGACATTTATTACATATTTACTTGAAGAATTATCGCAAATTAACTAAGTTAAAGAGTGACTTCTTAAATAGTAGTAATAAAAAAGTCCCATTCATTATTGGTGTGTCGGGATCTGTTGCGGTGGGTAAGAGTACTACGGCCCGCTTACTAAAGATTATGCTAGAACGGGCATATCCGCAATATACAGTTTCACAAATGACGACTGATGGTTTCTTGTATCCTAGTAAAGTCCTCAAAGAACGTAATTTGATGGATAAGAAAGGATTCCCTGAGACGTATGATATGCCTAAGCTGTTGCAATTCTTGAGTGATGTCAAAACTAAGAATGGGCCGATATCGTATCCGCTATACTCACACAATATTTATGACATTATTCCAGATCGTCATGAAGAAGTGCAGAATCCAGATATTCTTATAGTTGAAGGAATCAATGTCTTGCAGCTGACTCAGAGTAGTAATATTTATACGAGTGACTTTTTTGACTTCTCTATCTATATCGACGCTGAAGTAGATGATATTGAGGAGTGGTTCTTGAATCGATTCGAAACGCTGCTGGACTTGGCACGAAATGATCCCAATTCATATTATTATCAATATACGCAAGTGCCAGAAGATAAGGCACTGGATATGGCGAGGAATGTTTGGGATACGATCAATTATGTTAATTTGCGTGATTACATCAAACCAACTATGACAAGGGCTGATTTGATATTGCATAAAGCTAAGAATCACCAGATTGATACAATACTTTTGAGAAAATACTAAAAAGCATTTCCAAAAGTATGACAGATAGCAGTTTTTCATATACAATAGAATAAATTAAAACTAGGGGGATATGGATTTGAGCAAAGAATGGCCAGATGCGGACAGCATTATTGTTTTGGACTATGGTAGCCAATATAACCAATTGATTACTCGTAGAATTCGTGATATCGGAATCTATTCAGAGTTGTTACCAAACACGATTACTGCCGCTGAGATTAAAGAAATTAATCCTAAAGGTATTATTTTGTCAGGTGGACCTAATTCAGTTTATGACAAAGACGCCTTTTCAATTGACCAAGATATTTATAAGCTAGGAATTCCTATGCTTGGTATTTGTTACGGTATGCAATTGATGTCTTATAACTTGGGTGGAAAAGTTGAATCTGCCGACAATCGTGAATATGGAAAGGCTGACATCGAAGTTACTGATGAAAATTCTGCCTTGTTCAAGGGATTGCCAAAGAAACAAGTTGTTTGGATGAGTCATGGTGATCTAGTACGTGTTGCACCAGATGGGTTCAAAGTTACAGCCACAAGTAAGAATGCACCTATTTCATCTATCGCTGATGACAAACGTAAAATGTACGGAGTACAATTCCATGCTGAAGTTAGAAATACTGAGTACGGAATGGATATTTTGAAGCATTTTGCATTTGATGTTTGTGATGCTGATGCAAATTGGAAGATGAGTGACTTTATCGACCAACAAATCGAGAAGATTCGTAAAACTGTTGGTGATAAGAAGGTTATTTTGGGACTTTCAGGTGGTGTTGATTCATCTGTTGTAGGTGTTTTACTTCACAAGGCCATTGGTACACAACTAACAAGTATCTTCGTTGATCACGGTCTTTTACGTAAGAACGAAGCTGATGAAGTTATGGCCAGTCTTGAAGGTAAATTCGGTCTTAATATTATCAAAGTGGACGCTCAAAAGCGTTTCATGGATAAGTTGGCCGGAGTATCTGACCCTGAAAAGAAACGTAAGATCATCGGTAATGAGTTCATTCAAGTATTTGATGAAGAAGCAACTAAGCTTCATGGAATCGACTTCTTAGCACAAGGTACTTTGTATACTGATGTTATCGAAAGTGGTACAAGTACTGCTCAAACCATTAAGTCTCACCATAATGTTGGTGGACTTCCAGAAGACATGCAATTCAAGTTGATCGAGCCATTGAGAACATTGTTCAAAGATGAGACTCGTCAATTAGGTGAAGAACTTGGTATGCCACATGACCTAGTTTGGCGCCAACCATTCCCAGGTCCTGGACTTGGAATTCGTGTAATTGGTGAAGTTACAGAAG
This region includes:
- the helD gene encoding RNA polymerase recycling motor HelD, yielding MTEKSEIKQLDEKTIEQDHLDDVVEKIKISENKLKEHIDIAEDDLKVINGAFDDIHVGMDGDAISMDSALSIHAQQQMLDERNNSWHQSKQRLEILKKLENNPFFARLDFQEKGEPKRETIYIGLTSFTDKTDHFLVYDWRAPISSIYYDGKLGDVEYQTPDGLQNVDLFLKRQFLVENGKIQAYFDTQETIGDQMLLEVLDGKSSTHMKGIVKTIQSEQNKIIRDTKSKLLFVQGAAGSGKTSAILQRIAFLLYRYRGTLTSSQVVMFSPNMLFNDYIQDVLPEMGEQNMVQMTYSQYLARRLPNISVESLSQQFEKQEDPVKKNVSKFVSDIEFFKILTNYGKLLNQSGVSFKNIKFQGNIFIPKEKIAEIYYSFGPQYNLGNRLDATVERLQKMLRRKVGSEMRSKWVSEQIEDLSQEQLKMLYDTADQEFKNGDDEHRFLARKIVMAAMQKVYSQIIHLRFLNVSVNYLNFLKAVPKITDLSKHGITEEQWKEDIDDFVELFNNKQISMDDLSPYLYLYDLVTGKHGETDMKFVFIDEIQDYTPFQLAYLKDKFPRARYTMLGDLNQSIFTKKNSQTLLSEVQGLFNADETRVVQLTHSYRSTKQITDYTKSILTNGQRIEPFSREGDLPNLLVANSIDESLSQVIDQVNKNDEKNYTTAIITKSLKESQEVQELLQKKGVEATWIRSENQRLATGTIVLPSYLAKGLEFDAVIMWDASKNRFDTDEQQLVYTIASRAMHRLTIATVGELSPLLQRVPEKYYTK
- a CDS encoding GntR family transcriptional regulator; the protein is MASRKDTAYDYIKESILSNKMVPGAVIKEIELSEELQMSRTPIREAIRELQVQGLVESFPAKGTVVTKLTEEDVKEIFELRIALESIALEKSIDRILDKELDDVEAIFNEAVKGFNWEKLHEADRKLHGLIVNKSGSKRLIQFLDILSIQIERLRRLSTQDPKRKDDSYKEHMEIIHQLRNHDLDGCKAALALHLNAVCTSALQFVDYQGDFYS
- a CDS encoding RraA family protein, whose protein sequence is MDKNVGCQIISDFKRPSKDLINLFKDIPVANIDDCMNRQAAVSPDIKPMNKTPLLGPAFTVQVPQGDNLMFHKAMDLAKPGDVIVIDAAGGTRNAIFGEIMLTYCQSRGLAGVIVDGCVRDKAELNNMTIAAYAKAVVPNGPYKNGPGKINVPITFGGKVVKPGDIVVGDSDGLIFIDPNDAQYLAEKAHGIMEKEAKIKKTIRNDGEYSRPWVDDKLADINCNIQ
- a CDS encoding RraA family protein, encoding MQEEKIITELKKQDVTSVSDALDSLGIPCGAYGIKPIQRGIPFCGRAFTVHYVPCGMKKGTVGDFLDDVLANQVVVIDNAGRTDCTVWGDIMTNVANQKDIAATVINGVCRDIPGILSTTYPVYSKGFYMVTGKERVQIDTVNEPVSLGEVQVRPNDIIMGDDTGVVVIPDELAEKVLKVAISIQEDEQGIIQLVKNGSTLKEARAKMGYFHLQSQQK
- a CDS encoding GPP34 family phosphoprotein, whose amino-acid sequence is MNLNIPQKYFILSCNEKGSVRVFKNTRRRAYLAESSFFDLALNDIIDLTDNSVIINKVLPDDKEYLNEFFQIINKNQGKSVTHVLRAMATKENITKQIYNEIGDSLVNKVDVTKAVTGVVFKTNNYLPDHRVKEDLVSDVRKEFLNSGSKVSPETFALLTTLYGSHDLKTYFTPFELKQLKSNIEENQDDPTYEKLFELSKRLNRVILTLLG
- a CDS encoding SGNH/GDSL hydrolase family protein; the encoded protein is MKKIVLFGDSIMAGFHDGVMSDILTNAIQKKFPNDEVVNVSIPGYKTSNAVTRVDQDIVSLHPDIVVLGFGANDISIDDEIKPGKFSTNLSTIIKEIGVSKVILLSPPYTDWVKNPNRPWTRQLQFELVTEHLSKQLEVSYVDLLHKMTSCPSKGKLLQKDGLHFTKDGYILLEDELVPEIKATLVKQNTLVSN
- the coaA gene encoding type I pantothenate kinase; the encoded protein is MQNLSNYNKFSREQWENFHGEYNKQAITDGELRKIKSLDDEISIDDVKSIYAPIRHLLHIYLKNYRKLTKLKSDFLNSSNKKVPFIIGVSGSVAVGKSTTARLLKIMLERAYPQYTVSQMTTDGFLYPSKVLKERNLMDKKGFPETYDMPKLLQFLSDVKTKNGPISYPLYSHNIYDIIPDRHEEVQNPDILIVEGINVLQLTQSSNIYTSDFFDFSIYIDAEVDDIEEWFLNRFETLLDLARNDPNSYYYQYTQVPEDKALDMARNVWDTINYVNLRDYIKPTMTRADLILHKAKNHQIDTILLRKY
- the guaA gene encoding glutamine-hydrolyzing GMP synthase, which codes for MDLSKEWPDADSIIVLDYGSQYNQLITRRIRDIGIYSELLPNTITAAEIKEINPKGIILSGGPNSVYDKDAFSIDQDIYKLGIPMLGICYGMQLMSYNLGGKVESADNREYGKADIEVTDENSALFKGLPKKQVVWMSHGDLVRVAPDGFKVTATSKNAPISSIADDKRKMYGVQFHAEVRNTEYGMDILKHFAFDVCDADANWKMSDFIDQQIEKIRKTVGDKKVILGLSGGVDSSVVGVLLHKAIGTQLTSIFVDHGLLRKNEADEVMASLEGKFGLNIIKVDAQKRFMDKLAGVSDPEKKRKIIGNEFIQVFDEEATKLHGIDFLAQGTLYTDVIESGTSTAQTIKSHHNVGGLPEDMQFKLIEPLRTLFKDETRQLGEELGMPHDLVWRQPFPGPGLGIRVIGEVTEEKLEIVRESDFVLRDEIKKAGLDEKIWQYFTVLPGIRSVGVMGDGRTYDYTIGIRAVNSIDGMTADFAKIDWDVLQAISVRIVNEVDHVNRVVYDITSKPPATIEWE